In Candidatus Sulfurimonas marisnigri, a single genomic region encodes these proteins:
- a CDS encoding YbaB/EbfC family nucleoid-associated protein encodes MFGNLSDMGKMLEGMQENADKLQAELESKTFNVKSGGGIVDITINGKGEVIDINIDDSLLSDKGSLQILLIGAINDANKMVEQNKQSSAMGMLGSIGGLNPFGNK; translated from the coding sequence ATGTTCGGAAACCTTAGCGATATGGGCAAAATGCTTGAGGGAATGCAGGAAAATGCAGATAAGCTTCAAGCTGAGCTGGAGTCTAAAACTTTTAATGTTAAAAGTGGCGGAGGAATAGTTGATATTACCATCAACGGTAAAGGTGAGGTTATTGATATTAATATTGATGATTCATTATTATCAGACAAGGGCTCACTTCAGATTTTGCTTATTGGTGCTATAAATGATGCTAATAAAATGGTAGAACAAAACAAACAAAGTAGTGCAATGGGCATGTTAGGTAGTATTGGTGGCTTAAACCCATTTGGAAATAAGTAG
- a CDS encoding PDZ domain-containing protein, translating to MFRLFIALNLLFLNLFACDGGFDFCKLKVNDTNAIKNQQLQIPVEKNKLLIFSKKIPNAKIIKHDPFLSLYLIEDKNKFKYPFRINNNLTLGTAAVNRKMVTEGKILKHQIGLNSFATYSEPLSIPSILVNSCCTLEGLVTPDGIIEKEFIERFLKIKEVSYSDIGIRVHNVKKAVIVDSSNPFMKNNQFKKDDRILEFDGKNVIDSATLMRNILFSDIGSTHKLKIKRGKKILTVNVKSQKRYGGGYLSDTFLEFLGISFDKNLCTVKIEKKAQHYKLKIGDQLLQVNTTKIRNEQDILEIVANTQKSVKLLFQREEFQFFVTVN from the coding sequence TTGTTTAGGCTTTTTATAGCTCTAAACCTTCTTTTTTTAAATCTATTTGCATGTGATGGTGGCTTTGACTTTTGTAAGCTTAAAGTCAATGACACAAATGCAATAAAAAATCAACAACTTCAAATTCCAGTAGAAAAAAATAAACTATTAATATTTTCAAAAAAAATTCCAAATGCTAAAATCATTAAACATGACCCTTTTTTATCACTATATCTTATAGAAGATAAGAATAAATTCAAATACCCATTTAGGATAAATAATAATCTTACATTAGGAACTGCTGCTGTAAACAGAAAAATGGTGACCGAGGGTAAAATTTTGAAACATCAGATTGGATTAAATAGTTTTGCGACATACAGTGAGCCGCTATCTATACCAAGTATTCTTGTTAACAGCTGTTGCACCTTAGAGGGCTTGGTTACTCCAGATGGGATAATTGAAAAAGAGTTTATAGAGCGATTCTTAAAGATAAAAGAAGTCTCTTATTCAGATATTGGAATAAGAGTCCATAATGTAAAAAAAGCTGTTATTGTGGATTCTAGTAACCCATTTATGAAAAATAACCAATTTAAAAAAGATGACCGTATATTAGAGTTTGATGGTAAAAATGTAATAGACAGTGCAACTTTAATGAGAAATATTTTATTTAGCGATATCGGTTCTACTCACAAACTAAAAATTAAACGTGGTAAAAAGATACTTACTGTAAATGTAAAAAGTCAAAAAAGATATGGTGGTGGTTATCTTAGTGATACATTTTTAGAGTTTTTAGGAATATCATTTGATAAGAATTTATGCACTGTAAAAATAGAAAAAAAAGCCCAACATTATAAGCTTAAAATAGGTGATCAACTTCTTCAAGTCAATACGACAAAAATCAGAAATGAACAAGATATATTAGAGATAGTAGCCAATACCCAAAAGTCAGTAAAACTTCTTTTTCAAAGGGAAGAATTTCAGTTTTTTGTGACTGTAAATTAG
- a CDS encoding polyprenyl synthetase family protein encodes MQNFENFLLNHLPVSKSIHPAYQDALQKMLCAGGKRFRPALLLGVVNSYNSLMLDGARHAAYAIELLHTYSLIHDDLPAMDNSPLRRGKPTLHVEFDEVTAILVGDALNTYSFEVLSNAPFSDYTRVQLIRELASNGGLNGMVLGQAIDCYFENKPLSIEDVKILHTNKTAKLIAASLKMGAIIVGKEELAEQLYAFGIKLGLLFQIQDDILDVTQSTEEAGKLTNNDEAKNSFVTLLGLDEALKQANDLAAELTIELNGFDESLKNELSPLLTKYINRHKN; translated from the coding sequence ATGCAAAACTTTGAGAATTTTTTATTAAACCACTTACCTGTATCAAAAAGTATTCATCCAGCGTATCAAGATGCTTTGCAAAAGATGCTTTGTGCTGGTGGGAAGAGATTTCGTCCTGCCCTTTTACTTGGTGTTGTAAACTCTTACAATTCCTTAATGCTTGATGGCGCTCGTCATGCTGCTTATGCAATAGAGCTTTTACATACCTACTCTCTTATACATGATGATTTGCCGGCAATGGATAATTCACCTCTTCGTAGGGGGAAACCAACTCTACATGTAGAGTTTGATGAAGTTACTGCAATACTTGTTGGAGATGCTCTAAACACTTACTCTTTTGAAGTTTTAAGCAATGCTCCTTTTTCAGACTATACGAGAGTTCAGCTTATTAGAGAGTTGGCAAGTAACGGTGGACTCAACGGGATGGTTTTAGGTCAGGCTATAGACTGCTACTTTGAAAATAAGCCCTTGAGTATAGAAGATGTAAAGATTCTTCATACAAATAAAACGGCTAAACTCATCGCTGCTTCACTTAAAATGGGTGCAATAATTGTTGGTAAAGAGGAACTTGCTGAGCAGCTATACGCTTTTGGAATCAAACTTGGTTTGCTTTTTCAAATCCAAGATGATATTTTAGATGTTACTCAGAGTACAGAAGAAGCTGGAAAGCTTACAAATAATGATGAAGCTAAGAACAGTTTTGTAACACTTCTAGGGCTAGATGAAGCATTAAAGCAAGCAAATGATTTAGCAGCTGAGCTAACAATAGAGTTAAATGGCTTTGATGAAAGTTTAAAAAATGAACTATCACCACTTCTTACAAAATATATAAATAGACATAAAAACTAA
- the tkt gene encoding transketolase produces the protein MSNVMRQKMADSIRFLAADMVQAANSGHPGAPMGLADIAVVLSEHLNHNPKNPNWINRDRLVFSGGHATGLIYSLYYLWGYGLGIDDLKNFRQLDSKTPGHPEFGHTAGIEITTGPLGQGIANAVGFSMASKFVGAQVNSETAELIDHNIYCLCGDGDLEEGISYEACSIAGHNKLDNLILIYDSNRITIEGSTDLSISENIRMRFESQDWDVLECDGHNFDEINSSITTAKSNKKPTIIIANTIIAKGAGKLEGSHHSHGAPLGEDVIAEAKKAAGFDPEKKFFVDEDVMTRFRCAIEDGDLLEREWIHRQKTLPLMEQNEALAALQNPDFSRIQWPDFDKADATRNTNGKIMNAIAKAVPSFLGGSADLSPSNKTNLNDMGVFPKGRNIYFGIREHAMASIVNAMALYGPLMPFSATFFVFSDYLKPAARIAALTGIQQFFIWTHDSIGVGEDGPTHQPIEHLSQFRALPNFYVWRPADGAENIEAWKTALEMTKSPSAFVCSRQNLALLPEAVSGSASKGGYLLASDENAVMTLMASGSEVELALKVKEALNKKDVPVNVVSVPCYDILIEQDKSYIDSIIKPDTKKIAIEAARGLEWYKFADEIIAMDSFGASAPAGQLFEKFGFSVDSILEKIK, from the coding sequence ATGAGTAATGTAATGCGTCAAAAAATGGCAGATTCGATAAGATTTTTAGCTGCAGATATGGTTCAGGCGGCAAATTCAGGACATCCTGGTGCACCTATGGGCTTGGCTGATATAGCAGTTGTTCTTAGTGAGCACTTAAACCATAATCCTAAAAATCCTAATTGGATAAACCGCGATAGATTAGTTTTTTCAGGTGGACATGCAACAGGTCTTATTTACTCACTTTATTACCTTTGGGGATATGGCTTAGGGATAGATGATTTAAAAAACTTTCGTCAGTTAGATTCTAAAACACCAGGTCATCCAGAGTTTGGTCATACTGCTGGTATTGAGATTACAACTGGACCACTTGGTCAAGGTATTGCAAATGCTGTTGGTTTTTCAATGGCTTCTAAATTTGTAGGTGCTCAAGTTAACTCTGAAACAGCGGAGTTAATTGACCATAATATTTATTGTTTATGTGGTGATGGAGATTTAGAAGAAGGTATTAGTTACGAAGCTTGTTCAATTGCTGGACATAATAAACTTGATAATTTAATCCTTATATACGATTCAAACCGTATTACAATTGAAGGCTCAACTGATTTAAGTATCTCTGAAAATATCCGCATGAGATTTGAGTCTCAAGATTGGGATGTTCTAGAGTGTGATGGTCATAATTTTGATGAGATTAATTCATCAATAACTACAGCAAAATCAAACAAAAAACCAACTATTATTATTGCAAATACTATCATCGCAAAAGGTGCCGGTAAACTTGAAGGTTCTCATCACTCTCATGGTGCTCCTCTTGGTGAGGATGTAATTGCAGAGGCAAAAAAAGCTGCTGGATTTGACCCAGAGAAAAAATTCTTTGTTGATGAAGATGTAATGACTCGCTTTAGATGTGCAATAGAAGATGGTGATCTGCTCGAGCGTGAGTGGATTCATAGACAAAAAACTCTTCCACTTATGGAACAAAATGAGGCACTTGCTGCTTTACAAAATCCTGACTTTTCAAGAATTCAGTGGCCAGATTTTGATAAAGCTGATGCTACAAGAAATACGAATGGTAAAATTATGAACGCTATCGCAAAAGCGGTTCCGAGCTTTTTGGGTGGTAGTGCAGATTTGAGTCCATCAAACAAAACAAACCTAAATGATATGGGCGTTTTTCCAAAGGGAAGAAATATCTACTTTGGTATTCGTGAACATGCAATGGCTTCAATTGTTAATGCAATGGCTCTTTACGGTCCACTTATGCCTTTTTCAGCAACTTTTTTTGTATTTTCAGATTATTTAAAACCAGCTGCTAGAATTGCAGCACTTACAGGAATCCAACAGTTCTTTATTTGGACTCATGATTCTATTGGTGTTGGTGAAGATGGACCGACTCATCAGCCAATTGAGCACTTAAGTCAGTTCCGTGCACTTCCAAACTTCTATGTTTGGAGACCGGCCGATGGAGCAGAGAATATTGAAGCTTGGAAAACAGCATTAGAGATGACTAAATCTCCATCTGCATTCGTTTGTTCACGTCAAAATCTTGCTCTTCTTCCAGAAGCTGTAAGTGGTAGTGCATCTAAGGGCGGTTACCTTTTAGCAAGTGATGAAAATGCTGTTATGACTTTAATGGCATCTGGATCTGAAGTGGAACTTGCTCTTAAGGTAAAAGAGGCTCTTAATAAGAAAGATGTGCCAGTAAATGTTGTATCTGTTCCTTGTTATGACATTCTTATCGAGCAAGATAAATCATATATTGATTCAATAATTAAGCCAGATACTAAAAAAATAGCTATTGAAGCTGCCAGAGGTTTAGAATGGTATAAATTTGCTGATGAAATAATAGCAATGGATAGCTTCGGTGCTTCAGCTCCAGCTGGACAGCTGTTTGAGAAGTTTGGTTTTTCTGTAGATAGCATCTTAGAAAAAATCAAATAA
- a CDS encoding DUF3144 domain-containing protein: MSKNIDMDTLYKTADKFIDLANILAQEDKSGTVGSAFRFAAARYSAFELSLSNRDLAKEKEELKEELLKDYALMLDENLDVYIRHLREKAQQEKSQSKLKVFS, translated from the coding sequence ATGAGTAAAAATATAGATATGGATACACTCTACAAAACTGCAGATAAGTTTATAGATCTTGCAAATATACTTGCACAAGAAGACAAGTCAGGTACAGTTGGTTCAGCTTTTAGATTTGCAGCAGCTAGATATAGTGCATTTGAGCTATCACTATCTAACAGAGATTTAGCTAAAGAAAAAGAAGAGTTAAAAGAGGAGCTTTTAAAGGACTACGCTTTGATGCTTGATGAAAACTTAGATGTATACATTCGTCACCTAAGAGAAAAAGCTCAGCAAGAAAAATCTCAGTCAAAACTAAAAGTTTTTTCATAA
- a CDS encoding nitroreductase family protein: protein MNKSLQIVYEYHETTKHAQHRYARSLGYMDWSTQPDPFRIYKGAQIIKLPLALNHTTPPYHLLDEELPSAPLVKESLSQLLQFSMGIAAYKESGGSSWAVRCNASSGNLHPTESYVILPPVLKEQNENSTIYHYAPKNHTLEILAEVETNFWEKLPENSFIIGLSSISWREVWKYGERAFRYTQLDAGHAWQAFVVSAKMLGWKITRLDSVSDSDMSTLLGLQQKDRFFESENPDMLFVVSSTEIEPSLSIDTLVESVPLAFEGIANKLSPTMQKWDIIPAIEDATSSSEIAQHKLHVENFKKTPTKESKDVVLNRRSVHVMQKDISKITKEQFHTILQSVVLSQDGKENSAHLALFVNRVENYESGLYILVRDERDKESLVKQMDEKFKWVETELKNLYMLQSGDFTTTSKAISCNQDIAADGAFSLGMLCNFSDQLNNHGAHRYKELYWECGAIGQQLYLEATSLGLSGTGIGCFLDDVMHDLVGLKDNRFQILYHFTVGRGYVDSRITTKPAYD, encoded by the coding sequence ATGAATAAATCACTACAGATAGTTTACGAATACCACGAAACTACAAAACATGCACAACACCGTTATGCCCGTTCACTTGGCTATATGGACTGGAGCACTCAGCCAGACCCGTTTAGAATTTACAAAGGAGCGCAAATAATAAAGCTCCCATTGGCACTTAATCATACTACCCCGCCATATCATCTTCTTGATGAAGAGTTGCCATCTGCCCCTCTTGTTAAAGAGTCACTATCTCAACTTTTACAGTTCTCTATGGGAATTGCCGCATACAAAGAATCTGGTGGAAGTTCTTGGGCAGTCAGATGCAACGCCTCAAGTGGAAATTTACACCCAACAGAGTCCTATGTTATATTACCACCAGTTTTAAAAGAGCAAAACGAAAATAGTACAATTTACCACTATGCTCCTAAAAATCACACTTTAGAAATTCTTGCAGAAGTTGAAACAAATTTTTGGGAAAAACTACCAGAAAATAGCTTTATTATAGGTCTCTCAAGCATATCTTGGCGTGAAGTGTGGAAATATGGCGAACGTGCTTTTCGCTACACTCAGTTAGATGCCGGACATGCATGGCAAGCATTTGTAGTTTCTGCAAAAATGCTTGGTTGGAAAATAACAAGGCTTGACAGCGTAAGTGATAGTGATATGTCAACACTTCTGGGATTACAACAAAAAGATAGATTTTTTGAATCTGAAAATCCTGATATGTTATTTGTTGTATCAAGTACAGAAATAGAACCATCCTTGTCTATAGATACTCTTGTGGAATCTGTTCCTTTAGCATTTGAGGGAATTGCGAATAAACTAAGTCCAACTATGCAAAAGTGGGATATCATTCCTGCAATTGAAGATGCAACGTCATCTAGTGAAATAGCTCAACATAAACTACATGTAGAGAATTTTAAAAAAACTCCAACAAAAGAGTCAAAAGATGTAGTACTAAATAGACGAAGCGTACATGTAATGCAAAAAGATATATCTAAAATTACAAAAGAGCAGTTTCACACAATCCTGCAAAGTGTAGTTTTATCTCAAGATGGCAAAGAAAACTCAGCTCATTTAGCTCTGTTTGTAAACCGAGTAGAAAATTATGAGTCTGGTCTGTACATCTTAGTCAGAGATGAGAGAGATAAAGAAAGCTTAGTTAAACAGATGGATGAAAAGTTTAAGTGGGTGGAGACAGAACTAAAAAACTTATACATGTTACAAAGTGGAGATTTTACGACAACTTCAAAGGCAATAAGCTGCAATCAAGATATAGCGGCTGATGGAGCGTTCTCTCTTGGAATGCTATGTAATTTTTCAGACCAACTTAATAATCATGGAGCACATAGATACAAAGAACTCTATTGGGAGTGTGGGGCTATTGGACAACAGCTCTATTTAGAAGCAACCTCTCTTGGGCTCTCAGGAACAGGGATAGGATGCTTTTTAGATGATGTAATGCACGATTTAGTAGGACTTAAAGATAACCGTTTTCAAATCTTATACCATTTTACTGTTGGTCGCGGATATGTTGATAGTAGAATCACTACAAAGCCTGCCTACGATTAA